The genome window CGCATTGGGTCTGATATTTTCCACAGTTCACTGCATGAAACTTCATCAGTGGGAGCTGGAGCTGTTGCTGCCAAATTCTCACCCAACTCATTTGAACCATCAAGCAATGTAAATGGACAGGTACCTCCTCCTGCTCTAAAGCCACCTCCTGGGCGGGTAGTGATCACTTCTGGACTGCCTCCGCTGAAGCCCCCTCCTGGCAGGGCAGATCCTCTTCCTCCTGAACCTCCTTCTTCCTTTAGGCCTCCCCCCAGCAAGGCTGGTCCTCATCCTCCTCGACCTCCTGTACCTCCTCCCCCACCTCCTGTACcacctccctctatgaaagcttCTAGTGGTGCTGGCCCTCACCCTCCCGGACCACCACTGCCACCACCAGCACCACCTGTTGCTCCAGGCACCAAACTCGGTCCTCGtccaccaccacctcctccaAAGAGTGGTGTACCTCCTCCTCGGCCACCACCAATTCCCTTAGGCTCAAAGGTAGCTCGACCACCTCTGggacaaaaaaattcatcaaatgctACTTCTAGTGAGGATGCTGGCTTGGAGGATGATGCTAATGCTCCTAAAGCTAAACTGAAGCCATTTTTCTGGGATAAGGTCCTAGCCAGCCCTGATCAATCTATGGTTTGGCATCAGATTAAATCTGGATCATTCCAGTAAGTTgcaaatttctttatttttatgtattcaTCATGAATCAATATGGATAATTAGTTGCTGAATACAATTTGTCTATACTTTTCAGGTTCAACGAGGAGATGATAGAAACTCTGTTTGGTTATAATGCTGTTGATAAAAACAGAAAAGCACACAAGGAGTCTTCTTCGCAAGATCCCTCACCCCAGCAAATTCAGATCATTGATCCGAAAAAAGCGCAAAATCTAGCAATTCTTCTGCGGGCATTGAATGTGACAACAGAGGAAGTTCAAGATGCACTTCATGAAGGTAATCTATGCCTTGCAGGGGTGAAGACAAACCCTAGGCAATTGCACTTGGTTTTCTTAAGCAATCATGCATATGAAGGAGAAGACAATCACACCTGCAAAGCTTGAAGAAAATCTGAAATTTATTAATTCATATCTCTCTATGATTTGAATGATTAAATAAAAGCCTTTATATGGGCTATTCTTAATCCTTTTTCTAAATAGATTAAAAAGGATAGGAATTGCTAAAGCAAGTAGGAAACAACTtaaacaaaacagaaaagaactccaaaacataaaatgaaactctgcaatgagctctagctcaattggcacctcctCTCCTTATAAGTTTTAGACGGAGGGAGAGGTCAagggttcaagacccattgggtTTGTGTGTAACTTatgaactgaaaaaaaaaatataaaataaaactcatggGCCTCCGGTGTAACACATTACAGCCAGTTctagaaaaatttgaaattatcatGTTATCTATACTCTTGTAAAACTCAATTAAAACAGAACCAGCAGCTTTCTAATCTAAAGAAACATAATACTAAGACTTGTTAATAACTAAAGTAGTCTGAAGGGTGCCAATTATGTCTCACATCAAAACTGGACCATATGTTTAAAGTTTGAATTACTGTGATCTTTGGTCTTGCTGTTCTGCATTCTGAGAGCTTTTTGCTGGTTGCATCATGTGGTCAAGAAAAATAATCTCTTCAATGTAGAGCAAAATTGATCATGCTCCTATAGTGCTTTTTAATTTGTGTGTCAATGCATAATAACCATATTCTAACTGCCTTAGTTGAATCAGGAAATGAGCTTCCACCAGAACTCCTTCAAACTTTGTTGAAGATGGCACCAACTGCAGAAGAAGAACTGAAGCTTAGGCTATTCAATGGTGAAATTGCTCAACTTGGGCCTGCTGAGCGGTTCCTAAAAGTCTTGGTTGATATCCCGTTTGCTTTTAAACGAATGGATGCATTGCTTTTCATGTGTACCATTCAGGAGGAGGCTACCATCACTAGGGAGTCTTTTGCAACCTTAGAGGTATGACTATGAACTGATATTTTCACGTCTCACTGTTTGTAGCTCTTCACCTCTAcgttttaagaaaaaaattgggcaAATGGGAAATGGAACTAATTAACTACTTTAATTTTCTTGGCAAcgaaaaaatttaataaactaCCTAAATTTGCTAGTAAGATAATGAGATGGCAAACTGCTGAGCATAACTAAGGCTTGTGTTAAATGAGCACCAGAGCACGACAACCTGCTGagtgaaaaatatttatttggagctgtgtaaagcagaaagctaAAATGAAATGATACTCAATATGGAGTCACAAGCCAAAACACAAGGTAATATAAAAAGCTGAGATGGCATAAATAACAATGGTTCTTACTAAGTTGTGCTCAGGAGGACAAGAGCAAAAGATTTGATCAAAATTTTATACAGTGACGTTATGGTAGCAAGGTATGGTGCTTTCGGTCCAATGTGACCTTCGGAGTCCAAATACTTGCATTTTTGCCAATGAACTAGCCTTAAAATTATAAGAACATACTTATTACTATTCGCTGAATACTTGAAGAGAGGCCTATGTTTGCCAATTGTTCAATTCTGCTAATTTGCAAAGGACAGACCTGTTTGAAATGGACTGGATCTTCAACTTTCGCCTTCCATATAGAAGGACTTGATCATATCAAAGCAAAGGATTTGATCTATATTTGGTATATCTCATTTGTGCCTGATTGTTTTGGTCCCCAGTTGTATACATcctgtatacttgggtgactcttttattatgatttgaataaaataatatgaacgCCATTCAATGACTTAGGTTCAACATGTTTTGTCTATGGTTATATTGAACTGTATGATGGATCACATGGCTTACACCATACAGATATGTCAGTCCAATAGTGTAAGGGCTCCTGTGTGCCCCCATCAAAGTTTGCACCCATCTTTTGCACTTGCATTCATTAGACATATTTTATGGTCTAGTGAAGGGGCTTCTATATTAGTTGCGGCCTATACAATTGATGGGCATATGGTGTTTGTGATCACAGAGGAATAGTTTAGATGGAAGAGTTGGAGTTGTCGGAAACACTTGAGGTCACTGTGATCCTAAATTTGTTAGTATGTATGTATTAGCTCACATGATTGcacaaattcattcattcatgcTTATGTAGTATGaattcatcaaaattttcagttAGTTCCATGCAAATGCAGATGGCTTCTTGATGTTGTCTGCTTCTGCATGTGAAATCATCTGAGGATACTTTCTGGTTATTGCTTTCTAGATTCCTCACTTGGTAATCTCTGATTGATTTGGCATATCTTTCTTATATACCAGGTTGCCTGCAAGGAACTCAGAAACAGTCGACTGTTCCTCAAACTTCTTGAAGCTGTTCTTAAAACTGGAAATCGCATGAATGATGGAACCTTTCGTGGTGGTGCACAAGCATTCAAGCTTGACACGCTTTTGAAATTGTCAGATGTAAAAGGAACAGATGGCAAGACCACACTTTTGCATTTTGTAGTTCAAGAGATAATCCGATCTGAAGGTGTAAGAGCTGCTCGTGTAGCTAAAGAGAGCCAGAGTTTCTCCAGCATCAAATCAGATGATCTGCTTGAGGAAACCTCCCATGACACAGAAGAGCACTACCGAAGCTTAGGTCTGCAGGTGGTTTCAGGTTTGGGTGATGAACTTGAGAATGTCAAGAAAGCAGCGATTCTGGATGCTGACAGCTTGATAGGAACTGTTTCCAAACTTGGTCATCAACTGATTAAAGCTCGAGACTTCCTGAACTCAGACATGAAGAGTCTTGGGGAAGATAGTGGGTTCCACCAATCACTAAAGAGTTTTGTGCAGAAAGCTGAGATTGATATCAAGTGGCTCCTGGAGGAAGAAAAGAGAATCATGTCTTTGGTAAAGAGCACTGGTGATTACTTCCATGGGAAAGCAGGGAAGAATGAGGGCTTACGTTTATTTGTCATTGTACGGGATTTTTTGATAATGTTAGATAAGTCATGCAGAGAGGTAAGAGATGCAGCAAAGAGGCAAATGAAAACACAGAAAAAAGAGGCTCCTACAGCACCAGCTTCACCTGATCCACGCCAGTCTCCTGATTTCCGTCAACTGCTTTTCCCAGCAATAACAGATAGACGGGTGGATAATTCTAGTTCAGATGAGGATAGTCcataaatttcttttagaaGAGGTATCACAATTATCATCATTCCCAAGCAGATTTTCTTTGCCTTAAATGCATTGTATATGCAGAATTAACAAGATATTATTGAGGAATGGAAGGGGTTGCCCTACTTCCTCTCTTAGTCATCACTATTGAAATCTAACAAAGTGGTTCTTGTATTTTGATTGATACAGGTGGCTTTATAACAGAATTTCAAGAAATATGCTCTTTCAGTCCTTCAATGGTGTATGTATGTATGGGTGAAGAGAAACTGTATCCTACAAAGGATCAGCTGAGAGGTGGTTAAGAGCATGGCTTTGGACCCTCTTCAAGGAAAAATTCCACTGGGACAGAGGTCTGACTGAATCTGAATTCGAAATAGTACAGTTATATTAATCCTCATTGGAGTACTCATGGAATGGATTCATGATTCACCATGATTTTGCCATAGCGCAGCCCCCTTATCAATCATTAGTTAGATTAAATGAtgtccctatatatatatttgttcatttataattctttattttgttgatagatttttatgttttagaaGTGGAATATGTAGCAAGACCATTTTAAAGATTTAGAATAGCTCAAGTTTTGTCaaggcaaaaaaaatttgtgattatttatttatttttgagaaataaacacacacacaggaagagagaaatgagttctaacacaaagacacACTACAAAATTTATGATTATTTAAGTGACTAGTCtataatttgttctaaaaaatGTCTTCAAATTTATGATTACTTTTTTCCAAATAGTAAGAAGAAATTCAACCAAAACAACAGAACAAACAAACTACACCATAATCAAGGGTTAAGCAAGTCCACAGCCAGATAACTTATGTTTTACTTGTTAAATGTGTCCACCTGAATCAAAATTCTCTATTCCATTGTGCCCTATGTTATTTTTACCAACCACAGTAAGTCACAGTATTCTTCTAGTTTTCtccttttaattaatttatccacATGAtctcatcaaaaataaaaataaaaatcaaaaataaaaataaaaataaaaataagacatTAAATACTACAATTGGTGAGGCATACATTGGAACACAATAGGTGTTCCACTTGGTGAGGCATAAAGTGGAATGCTCGTGGGTAGGAATTTTGTTGTTTCCACCCATTTACTTGCTCTAGTGTTTTTTTCCCCATTGAAGTTGCTCTAGTATTAGCTTCAATGGGCAGAGGACCATTATGTGTAGAGGTCTGAAGACTCAActacaaatacaaaaacatataCTTGTCACTCTATGCAACTGCCTATTATACGGCAGCGTTTACTACACACATTACCAGTCATCCTTATACTATTCTATCTATGGTAACAGTTTGATGCCAAATGAAATTTTTGGCCGAAGGCCAGTACCCCAAAAAAATGACCTTGTTTTACCATTGGCTTATTTGGTTAACTCAAACCGACTTTGGTTTGGCACCATTTTTTACAGTTACAACTATACCTCCCTCTCTTTAACGAACTTATAAATGAATGCCTCTCAACTGTAAATCGTAAggcttatatatataatctatttCCCTCACCTCCCCCTATCTCTCTTTCTGACTGAAAAATGTCTGAACAAAGTGAAAGATCTCCAATCCAACTCCAAGACATGACCCTGGATAAAGAAGCAGGACAAAAACTAGAAGTTCAGAAACTCCAAGAACTCCCTCAACAACAACAGAGAGAAGATGatcatgaagaagaagaagaagaacatacTTCTACTTCTCTCAAAGCATCCCATGCAATTACAGAACAGACTAGAGAAGAGCAGCCCAGagaacaagaagagaaaaaagaagatgacGAAGACAAAGAAGTGGGCAATATCACTGTTTCACCACCTTCAGAGACACCATTTAAACAAAGTGAAAGATTTCCAATCCAAGAACTCCCTCAACAACAACAGACAGAAGAAGATACTGCTACTTCTCTTAATGTATCCCATGCAGGAGAACAGACCATAGAAGAACAGCCCAAAGAACCAGAACAAGGacaggaagaaggaaaagaacaaGAAGCTCAGAACCTCCAAGAACTCCCTCAACAACaacagagagaagaagaagaagatactGCTACTTCTCACTACAACGCATCCAATGCAAGAGAGCAAGAACAAGGACAGGAAGATGTGGACATTTCCTCTACTACTTTAcctctgatgatgaagatgaagatgaacaAGTGGAGATCATCTCCAGTGACACCAGCTAAACGTCCTGCCCAGAAATCTGATCTTAAAGACGAAGACTGTCAGggaataaagaaaaagactagGACAAAGGTCACATGCGATAAGCCTCCAACAACATTTCTTGAGTGTGTGCTAACAGATGTTGATTACGAGATTGGATTCTTGAATTGCATTATTGAATACTACCATAATAATGCACGATACCCATACTATGATTACATAGCTGTAGATGATTTCATCAAAAATTGGCTTGAAGTCGATGCTACGCAACGGCAATTGATTGATGTAATATTGAAGCTGAGAAAGAAATACAAGGAGACTTTGGCCAAGATGGGTGTGGCTAAGAAATTCTCTGATCCTCTTCATCAGAGGGCATTCAATTTGGCGCAAAGGATATGGACTAATTCTGGATTCAAAGAAGATTGGAAGAATCTGAAGAAATCACGGTTTATTGCATCACCTTTTCCATAAGGAGCTGGAGGATAATTGCACCCTTGATGTATATGCAGTTAAGTCATTGTCAATTCATCATCTTTACCAAGTTGATGATAATTCAAGGGTGTTTAGTATTCTTTCCTATTCTATAAACTGATTGAGGAGATTTTGGTTACCATTTCATACATTGCTTCTTTAGTATGGCAGAAATGCACATTGTTGCAGCTAGATTCAGCTgtgaaaataaaatcatatgcTCTAGAGTTTCTTGTCCTCATCTTGTACATGTTCTTTCCTTATGATATTGTCGAGATAGCATAAGTTTTTGATATCTGTGTCCTGTGTAGTTAAAAAGAGTGAGTTTATGcgaaataaaaatagaaaagttgaaaaattaatcaCTCATGTCCGAGAAGCTAAAATTTTTCACatagaacaaaaagaagagaaaagaagaagagagattaCAAAGTTAGTACAAaagcactatcacaaattgcaAACACCAATCTGAGTCCAATAAATCATCATTTCTACTGTATTGATGCAATTGTGAGTGTGTTTTGACCATGTGTCATGAACTGTGCTAGTTGTCTCACTGGTTTCATGTGTTTTCACATATTGCCTTCCCCCTCAAAATTTAAAGTCTTGAACTTGCTCACTGCtatattttcacacacaacacggaAGTTCTTGCTATAATTTTGTACACAACTCAAgcaatttgtattttgttcaaatttggatAAATGAGTGTGTGGAACCTGTCCTggtattataaaatttaattttctacaattgagATTTTGAGTTCAAACGAGTGTGGATTATTTGAGTGAAAGACTTTTGCATGCTACACTTGATATGTATGTGCTCTAACAACTCACAAATTTTtgcattacattttttttttttcgcaaaATACTGGTTTTGCATATTTCGGTTTTCTGCCTTTCTGGGTCTGACATAAGCCAACCAAAATAGTATACAAAACACAGTTATAATCTATAagtaatttctattttattatgaatggagatttaaatttttttttttaaaaaaaagggattcatttttatttttgttttggatgaGGGAGCCATCAACCAcattatatatatgggttggcggccactttaatttttggatttgtggGAGCTGATATTCAATTTAGTAGGGgaccaaataataaatttcttagccaatttaaaaataatagtatatcttattattatgtactattaaatttttttcaaagattcTATGTCTGTGATAACAGTTTGATTGCAAACAAAATTAATGGTAGTAATGAGCTAACCCTTTTTTGACAGAAGAATGTTTTCCCCAATtgactttagtttttttttttttttttttttttttttttttaataaaaaaattctttattattCAAAAGTGTGAGAAATTACATCCAGCTATAGGCCCAAGTCGCTTATAGAGTAGGCCCCAGGATGCCAAGTAATGAGCTGGTCCAATTCCAATTCCTGCTCTATAACAAACGAGAAAGATTGCCTCAATAGCTTGGTATCAATAATAGTTCTGAATTGGGCACCGTTTTTACACAGTTCTTTTTAACGAACTTTATAAATACCACAGCCACTCAACTGGAAATCACAACGCTTCTATACAcaaatcattttcttctttatctctctgcccctctctctctctctgagtgaAAAATGTCAGAAGAAAGTGAAGGATCTCCAATGCAAGACACGacccaagaagaagaagaagaagaagaagaagaagaaggacaCGAACAAGAAGTTCAGAACCTCCCAGATACTCCTACTTCTACTCCTCCAGATGCATCCCATGCAGTTACAGAACaggaacaagaacaagaagagaaaaaagaagaaagtgaaggatctcaagaagaagaagaacacgAACAAGAAGTTTCGAACCTCCCAGATACTCCTACTTCTAGTCTTCCCAATGAATCCGATGCAATTAGAAAaccagaagaagaaaaagaagaagacgaaggcgaagaagaagatga of Quercus lobata isolate SW786 chromosome 8, ValleyOak3.0 Primary Assembly, whole genome shotgun sequence contains these proteins:
- the LOC115958333 gene encoding myb-like protein V, with amino-acid sequence MSEQSERSPIQLQDMTLDKEAGQKLEVQKLQELPQQQQREDDHEEEEEEHTSTSLKASHAITEQTREEQPREQEEKKEDDEDKEVGNITVSPPSETPFKQSERFPIQELPQQQQTEEDTATSLNVSHAGEQTIEEQPKEPEQGQEEGKEQEAQNLQELPQQQQREEEEDTATSHYNASNAREQEQGQEDVDISSTTLPLMMKMKMNKWRSSPVTPAKRPAQKSDLKDEDCQGIKKKTRTKVTCDKPPTTFLECVLTDVDYEIGFLNCIIEYYHNNARYPYYDYIAVDDFIKNWLEVDATQRQLIDVILKLRKKYKETLAKMGVAKKFSDPLHQRAFNLAQRIWTNSGFKEDWKNLKKSRFIASPFP
- the LOC115958332 gene encoding formin-like protein 5, with the translated sequence MTVQLLMGLIKIRVFIALIVLVCTLAAVSSKERNSDEEVFLSQIVDPASGEIDEDMAALLWISCRQDLIHLKGANEGLDLRCLEDSSSSANEVNSKSQSLAKENIQKIISVLHPQLERTLLDCLRKISIQFLVSGEEGGPKIWYAKNLESQYPRPDSPRRNLGAESSGPPAPAPAPAVGSPNPSPTPSADPAPSPLPGPSSRLDSNSQPPSPVPFFPPTSNNSSASPASNSNVQANKQSASRKPVVIAVVVTASVTFVVAALFFLCCCKVCGRGSGVRRNDERPLLSLSLSDYSVGNSLKEEKLGYHSYGNNSSHHKKASSLDGNSRIGSDIFHSSLHETSSVGAGAVAAKFSPNSFEPSSNVNGQVPPPALKPPPGRVVITSGLPPLKPPPGRADPLPPEPPSSFRPPPSKAGPHPPRPPVPPPPPPVPPPSMKASSGAGPHPPGPPLPPPAPPVAPGTKLGPRPPPPPPKSGVPPPRPPPIPLGSKVARPPLGQKNSSNATSSEDAGLEDDANAPKAKLKPFFWDKVLASPDQSMVWHQIKSGSFQFNEEMIETLFGYNAVDKNRKAHKESSSQDPSPQQIQIIDPKKAQNLAILLRALNVTTEEVQDALHEGNELPPELLQTLLKMAPTAEEELKLRLFNGEIAQLGPAERFLKVLVDIPFAFKRMDALLFMCTIQEEATITRESFATLEVACKELRNSRLFLKLLEAVLKTGNRMNDGTFRGGAQAFKLDTLLKLSDVKGTDGKTTLLHFVVQEIIRSEGVRAARVAKESQSFSSIKSDDLLEETSHDTEEHYRSLGLQVVSGLGDELENVKKAAILDADSLIGTVSKLGHQLIKARDFLNSDMKSLGEDSGFHQSLKSFVQKAEIDIKWLLEEEKRIMSLVKSTGDYFHGKAGKNEGLRLFVIVRDFLIMLDKSCREVRDAAKRQMKTQKKEAPTAPASPDPRQSPDFRQLLFPAITDRRVDNSSSDEDSP